One Vibrio neonatus genomic window carries:
- a CDS encoding 3-deoxy-7-phosphoheptulonate synthase, with the protein MSLKTDELRTQPLGPMPTPAELSNLHPLTPELAVSIRESRQQIERILDGEDKRCLVIVGPCSIHDTEAALDYARRLAALQEQYKDQLFIVMRTYFEKPRTIIGWKGLITDPNLDGSYALEAGLHKARQLLVDINNLGLPTATEFLDMVTGQYITDLISWGAIGARTTESQIHREMASALSCPVGFKNGTNGSVKIAIDAVRASKASHYFYSPDKNGRMTVYRTSGNPHGHIILRGGDTGPNFDQASIEKACHALGEVGLPQRLIVDFSHANCQKQHRKQLDVAKEIASQIKSGSQYVAGIMAESFIEEGNQPMDDLNALQYGKSITDPCLGWEHTIEMLDILADAVKTQL; encoded by the coding sequence ATGTCACTTAAAACCGATGAATTACGTACCCAACCTCTTGGGCCAATGCCAACGCCTGCAGAATTATCTAATTTACACCCTCTGACGCCAGAGCTTGCTGTTTCAATTAGAGAATCCCGCCAGCAAATTGAACGTATTTTAGATGGTGAAGACAAACGATGCCTAGTTATTGTTGGACCTTGTTCAATCCATGATACTGAAGCTGCGCTTGATTACGCTCGCAGACTTGCCGCGCTACAAGAGCAATATAAAGATCAACTATTTATAGTGATGCGTACCTACTTTGAAAAGCCGCGCACCATCATAGGTTGGAAAGGCTTAATTACTGATCCAAATCTGGATGGCTCATACGCCCTTGAAGCAGGCCTACACAAAGCTCGCCAACTGCTGGTCGATATCAATAATCTTGGTCTACCTACCGCCACTGAATTTTTGGATATGGTAACCGGACAATACATTACTGACCTTATCTCGTGGGGCGCTATTGGCGCTCGTACTACCGAATCACAAATTCACCGAGAAATGGCTTCGGCTCTGTCATGCCCTGTAGGCTTTAAAAACGGCACCAACGGTAGCGTAAAAATTGCCATTGATGCAGTGCGTGCTTCAAAAGCATCGCATTACTTCTATTCGCCAGATAAAAATGGCCGTATGACGGTATATCGCACATCAGGTAACCCACACGGCCACATTATCTTGCGTGGTGGTGACACTGGCCCTAACTTTGATCAAGCATCAATAGAAAAAGCCTGCCATGCACTTGGTGAAGTGGGCTTACCGCAACGTTTAATCGTTGATTTTAGCCACGCTAACTGCCAAAAACAGCACCGCAAACAATTAGACGTTGCCAAAGAGATTGCCTCGCAAATTAAATCGGGCAGTCAATATGTAGCAGGTATCATGGCTGAGAGCTTTATCGAAGAAGGCAATCAACCAATGGACGACCTAAACGCATTACAATACGGCAAATCCATTACCGACCCTTGTTTGGGTTGGGAGCACACGATTGAAATGCTTGATATTCTAGCAGACGCTGTTAAAACACAACTTTAA
- a CDS encoding amino acid ABC transporter substrate-binding protein, whose product MANKLTILASVVAASTAVMATSASAADSTLDKVLASGSLTCGVSTGLPGFSNPNSKGQWEGIDVEYCQAVAAAVLGDKTKVKYVPLTAKERFTALQSGEIDVLSRNTTWTQHRDTALGLNFVGVNYYDGQGFMVKKDLGVMSAKELDGAAVCVQSGTTTELNLADYFRASGMKYKPVVFDTAAQTSAGFDAGRCDVLTTDQSGLYALRLNLKDPSSAVVLPEIISKEPLGPVVRQGDDKWFNVAKWTLNAMINAEEYGITSKNADEMLKSSDPNVKRILGVDGPKGTALGLKDDWGYQVIKQVGNYGESFERTVGTGSPLQITRGVNALWNAGGFMYAPPMR is encoded by the coding sequence ATGGCGAATAAACTCACAATTCTAGCTTCCGTAGTAGCTGCTTCAACTGCTGTAATGGCCACTTCAGCCTCAGCAGCCGATAGCACGCTAGACAAAGTTTTAGCATCTGGCTCACTCACCTGTGGTGTGAGTACTGGCCTGCCAGGCTTTTCTAACCCTAACTCTAAGGGACAATGGGAAGGGATTGATGTTGAATATTGTCAAGCAGTGGCAGCTGCTGTGCTTGGTGACAAAACAAAAGTGAAATATGTTCCTCTAACCGCGAAAGAGCGTTTCACTGCCCTACAATCTGGTGAAATTGATGTATTGTCACGTAACACTACGTGGACACAACATCGTGATACCGCGCTTGGTCTGAACTTCGTCGGCGTAAACTACTACGATGGACAAGGCTTTATGGTTAAAAAAGACCTAGGCGTAATGAGCGCTAAAGAACTCGACGGCGCGGCTGTTTGTGTTCAATCAGGTACTACAACAGAGCTAAACCTTGCCGATTACTTCCGCGCTAGTGGCATGAAATACAAGCCAGTGGTATTTGATACAGCGGCACAAACATCAGCAGGTTTCGACGCTGGTCGCTGTGACGTACTTACCACTGACCAATCTGGACTTTACGCGCTGCGCCTAAATCTTAAAGACCCTTCTTCTGCGGTCGTATTGCCAGAAATCATTTCTAAAGAGCCTCTAGGCCCGGTTGTTCGTCAAGGCGACGACAAGTGGTTTAACGTGGCGAAATGGACACTAAATGCGATGATCAATGCCGAAGAATATGGCATCACATCGAAAAATGCCGATGAAATGTTGAAATCATCAGATCCAAACGTAAAACGTATTCTAGGCGTTGATGGACCAAAAGGTACTGCTTTAGGTCTTAAAGACGACTGGGGCTACCAAGTCATTAAACAAGTGGGTAACTACGGTGAGAGTTTTGAGCGCACTGTTGGTACAGGTTCACCTCTACAAATTACTCGTGGTGTAAACGCACTATGGAATGCAGGTGGCTTTATGTACGCGCCTCCAATGCGCTAA
- a CDS encoding precorrin-2 dehydrogenase/sirohydrochlorin ferrochelatase family protein, whose product MRYFPLYYDLLHKPVLVVGGGEVASRKIESLLKAGAYVSVVSPRLEPFLATLAQDKKISWIKGFYQEHLIDEFVQIWATTDNPELNHRVHRDAKLAGIMVNVVDDTEHCDFITPSMITRGRIQVAFSSGGGSPVLIRNLRRTFEAVLPQNLGLLADFATSKRNDIKSKLSDVTQRRLFWECFFEDKRVKVATSTHSLQSCYEQMLDEHNFEPAYSVTWIETGNDFEMLTLKALRLMQASEMVLYHQFIDTVHIDSCRRDAQRESWKEVSELKVLLEKEQKNNSAVVVLLPSMSKALQSELSLCCGTVEVLSYARQPLEQK is encoded by the coding sequence ATGCGTTATTTCCCTCTATATTACGATTTGCTTCATAAGCCGGTGCTGGTGGTTGGTGGTGGGGAAGTCGCCAGTCGAAAAATTGAAAGTTTGTTGAAGGCTGGAGCGTATGTTTCTGTGGTATCTCCAAGGCTTGAGCCGTTTTTAGCGACATTAGCGCAAGATAAGAAAATCAGTTGGATCAAAGGCTTTTATCAAGAGCATTTAATTGATGAGTTTGTGCAAATTTGGGCGACCACAGATAACCCTGAACTTAACCATCGCGTGCATCGTGACGCCAAATTAGCCGGTATTATGGTTAATGTTGTGGACGACACTGAGCATTGTGATTTCATTACCCCTTCAATGATCACCAGAGGACGAATACAAGTTGCCTTCTCTAGTGGCGGCGGCTCTCCAGTTCTTATCCGTAATTTAAGACGTACTTTTGAGGCTGTATTGCCACAAAACCTGGGTTTACTGGCCGATTTTGCCACCAGTAAACGCAATGATATTAAATCCAAATTATCCGATGTCACTCAAAGACGTTTGTTTTGGGAATGCTTTTTCGAAGATAAAAGGGTAAAGGTGGCGACCTCGACTCATTCACTGCAATCGTGTTACGAACAAATGCTCGACGAGCACAATTTTGAACCTGCTTATTCGGTCACTTGGATTGAAACGGGCAACGACTTTGAAATGCTAACCTTAAAAGCACTGCGCCTGATGCAGGCATCAGAAATGGTCTTGTATCATCAATTCATAGATACTGTACATATAGACAGTTGTCGGCGTGATGCGCAGCGTGAGAGTTGGAAAGAGGTGTCGGAGCTCAAAGTGTTGTTAGAAAAAGAGCAAAAAAATAACAGTGCGGTAGTGGTGTTATTGCCGTCTATGAGCAAAGCTTTACAGTCTGAATTATCACTGTGCTGTGGCACTGTTGAGGTACTCTCTTATGCTCGTCAGCCACTAGAACAAAAGTAA
- a CDS encoding putative PEP-binding protein gives MPNSELLLGNSLQQRNEGAEHVLLSIGDVIQERMFFHPALIGSDLTLSDADQMALDAVVNGQDLTEFYQEVLNETATELELAQYKRVRVQLSNCDSSSFSALIAGSLEECETNPMLGARGVSRYASDFYKPSFALECQFIKALREKEINVEVVVPFVRSLSDAAKVIDRLAEQGLPRGLNGLKVLFGADTPSAVLLSERLLKYFDGVCVDLASLTQLTLGIDRNNEAVSTGYNVQNEAVLGLLAQVLTQANAARKSSIVLTEALAENTKLQEFLLEYPQCDIINVD, from the coding sequence ATGCCAAATTCGGAATTACTTTTGGGCAACTCGCTGCAACAACGCAATGAGGGTGCTGAGCACGTATTACTGTCAATCGGTGATGTCATTCAAGAACGAATGTTTTTTCACCCTGCACTGATTGGTAGTGACTTAACGCTAAGTGATGCTGATCAAATGGCATTGGATGCTGTAGTCAATGGACAAGATCTGACTGAGTTTTATCAAGAAGTGCTTAATGAAACGGCAACTGAACTTGAACTGGCTCAATACAAACGTGTTCGCGTACAACTGAGCAACTGTGACAGCAGTTCTTTCTCGGCGCTTATTGCGGGCAGTTTAGAAGAGTGTGAAACCAACCCTATGTTAGGTGCGCGTGGCGTTTCTCGTTATGCCTCGGATTTTTACAAGCCAAGTTTTGCTTTGGAATGTCAGTTTATCAAAGCGCTGCGTGAAAAAGAGATTAACGTAGAAGTCGTAGTACCGTTTGTACGCAGTCTAAGCGATGCGGCTAAGGTTATCGACCGATTAGCAGAGCAAGGTCTTCCTCGTGGATTAAACGGCTTAAAAGTGCTGTTTGGCGCGGATACACCATCAGCGGTACTTCTTTCTGAACGTTTGCTGAAATACTTTGATGGCGTGTGTGTGGATTTGGCTTCTCTAACTCAGTTGACTTTGGGTATTGATCGCAATAATGAAGCAGTATCTACTGGCTACAATGTACAAAATGAAGCTGTGCTAGGACTGCTAGCTCAAGTATTAACCCAAGCTAATGCAGCGCGTAAATCTTCTATTGTGCTGACTGAAGCGCTTGCAGAAAATACTAAGCTACAAGAGTTTTTACTTGAATACCCTCAATGCGACATTATTAACGTCGATTAA
- a CDS encoding YajQ family cyclic di-GMP-binding protein encodes MPSFDIVSEVETVDIRHAVENANREIATRFDFRGVQASFEYKDETVKLSAEADFQLKQMRDILRGNLTKRSVDVNTMDAQKPDASGKNWYQTVLFKQGIDKEMAKKLVKTIKDAKLKVQASIQGEKVRITGKKRDDLQSAIALIKSSDLGQPFQYENFRD; translated from the coding sequence ATGCCTTCATTTGACATTGTTTCCGAAGTCGAAACCGTCGACATTCGTCACGCGGTAGAAAATGCAAACCGTGAAATCGCTACCCGTTTTGATTTTAGGGGTGTTCAAGCCAGTTTTGAATATAAAGACGAAACTGTAAAACTCAGCGCTGAAGCGGATTTTCAATTAAAACAAATGCGCGACATTTTACGTGGCAACCTGACTAAGCGCAGTGTTGACGTAAACACTATGGATGCGCAAAAACCTGATGCGTCAGGTAAAAACTGGTATCAAACGGTTCTCTTTAAACAAGGCATTGATAAAGAGATGGCTAAGAAATTAGTGAAAACCATCAAAGATGCTAAGTTGAAAGTACAAGCCAGCATTCAAGGCGAAAAAGTGCGTATCACAGGTAAAAAGCGTGACGATTTACAATCGGCTATCGCATTAATTAAAAGCTCGGATTTGGGACAACCTTTCCAATACGAAAACTTTAGAGACTAA
- the rsmF gene encoding 16S rRNA (cytosine(1407)-C(5))-methyltransferase RsmF, protein MHQNVYIPDEFIELIAQQMPSHLKLDELLEACRRPLKRSIRVNTLKISVEEFTQQATEMGWTLTPVPWCAEGFWLDDVDESCTSLGNTSQHLAGLFYIQEASSMMPVTALFEQLDVNDEFRVLDMAAAPGSKTTQIASHIGKDGLVIANEFSASRVKILFGNLMRCGVGNMAMTNFDARVFGSWLPETFDAILLDAPCSGEGSLRKDADAMKNWSISSVEEIASTQKDLIESAFHALKPNGTLVYSTCTLNLQENQQVVQHLLDTFADCIEVEPLQQLFDEAERSATEEGYLHVYPQVYDCEGFFIARFKKTASVTAPAVKKRLGKFPFQLLSTKECDAVTKSLSTTLGITIPASFSLWQRDNEVWLFPKLIEPLLGQMRFQRIGIKLAEAHKKGYRWQHQGVVAMSEHNETNAIDLTLEEAREWYMGRDIRPLQSGGKGEILVRYDNVTIGLGKWVGNRVKNGLPREMVRDNNLF, encoded by the coding sequence TTGCATCAGAACGTATATATCCCAGATGAGTTTATTGAACTTATCGCGCAACAAATGCCTAGTCACCTTAAGTTAGACGAACTGCTTGAGGCTTGCAGACGCCCTTTAAAGCGCAGTATTCGAGTGAATACCTTAAAAATATCGGTTGAAGAATTTACACAACAAGCCACTGAAATGGGTTGGACACTGACACCGGTTCCTTGGTGTGCTGAGGGTTTTTGGTTAGATGATGTGGATGAGTCTTGCACCTCATTGGGTAACACCAGTCAGCATCTTGCTGGGTTATTTTACATTCAAGAAGCCAGTTCAATGATGCCTGTTACCGCCTTATTTGAGCAACTTGACGTCAACGATGAATTTCGCGTACTAGATATGGCGGCCGCTCCTGGTTCGAAAACCACACAAATTGCTAGCCATATTGGCAAAGATGGCTTAGTGATTGCCAACGAGTTTTCCGCTAGCCGAGTAAAGATTTTATTTGGAAACCTGATGCGTTGCGGCGTCGGCAACATGGCGATGACCAACTTTGATGCTCGCGTGTTTGGCTCTTGGCTTCCAGAAACCTTTGATGCAATTTTACTGGATGCTCCGTGCTCAGGCGAAGGCTCATTAAGAAAAGACGCAGATGCAATGAAAAACTGGAGTATATCCTCGGTTGAAGAAATTGCCAGCACCCAAAAAGATCTGATAGAAAGTGCCTTTCACGCGCTAAAACCTAACGGAACCTTGGTCTATTCAACTTGTACTTTAAACCTGCAAGAAAACCAACAAGTGGTGCAACATTTATTAGACACCTTTGCCGATTGCATTGAAGTAGAGCCATTACAACAGTTATTTGATGAAGCTGAGCGCTCTGCTACTGAAGAGGGTTATCTGCACGTTTACCCGCAAGTTTATGATTGCGAAGGCTTCTTTATCGCCCGATTTAAAAAGACAGCTTCAGTGACTGCGCCTGCCGTTAAAAAACGCTTGGGTAAGTTTCCTTTCCAATTGTTATCAACAAAAGAATGTGACGCCGTAACCAAATCGTTATCCACCACACTAGGCATTACTATCCCAGCCAGTTTTTCACTTTGGCAACGTGATAACGAAGTGTGGCTATTTCCAAAATTAATTGAACCCTTGTTAGGTCAAATGCGTTTTCAACGTATTGGCATTAAACTTGCCGAAGCACATAAGAAAGGCTATCGCTGGCAACATCAAGGCGTAGTCGCCATGAGTGAGCACAACGAAACAAACGCTATCGATTTAACGTTGGAAGAAGCACGTGAATGGTATATGGGTCGAGACATTCGTCCATTACAAAGCGGTGGCAAAGGCGAAATCTTAGTGCGTTATGACAATGTCACGATAGGTTTAGGCAAATGGGTTGGCAATAGAGTTAAAAATGGATTACCACGAGAAATGGTAAGAGATAATAATCTTTTCTAA
- a CDS encoding CvfB family protein, with amino-acid sequence MIKIGQLNALTITQITDFGVFLDAFDYGSVLLPKKQLSDEPEVGQSINVFLYFDSDNALCATREKPIAQVGEWGLMEITSINSTGAFVNWGIEKKDLLIPYSEQRARFNEGQTILVYVYTDNASGRIVGTTKFNKWLDKTPQHYKSNQQVELLIAERSDLGYKAIINGEHWGMIFSSDVIGKLFIGKRLKGYIKQVREDGKIDLSLQKIGVAKMDDLSEKILDLLDKKDGFLPLNDKSTPDAIFKVFRTSKGTFKKTIGGLYKAGHITIEADGIHRVK; translated from the coding sequence ATGATAAAAATTGGCCAACTTAACGCACTTACAATTACCCAAATCACTGATTTTGGCGTTTTTCTAGACGCATTTGATTATGGGAGTGTGCTACTTCCTAAAAAACAACTCAGTGACGAGCCTGAAGTTGGTCAATCTATTAACGTATTCCTGTACTTTGATTCAGATAACGCATTGTGCGCTACCCGCGAAAAACCAATTGCACAAGTGGGCGAGTGGGGTTTGATGGAAATCACTAGCATCAACAGCACTGGCGCATTCGTAAACTGGGGAATTGAGAAAAAAGATCTATTGATCCCTTACAGCGAACAGCGTGCCCGTTTCAATGAAGGCCAAACTATCTTAGTGTACGTTTACACGGACAATGCCAGTGGCCGTATCGTAGGTACCACTAAGTTCAACAAATGGTTAGATAAGACGCCGCAACATTATAAATCTAATCAACAAGTTGAACTGCTTATCGCCGAGCGAAGTGACTTAGGTTACAAAGCGATTATTAACGGTGAGCATTGGGGCATGATCTTTAGCTCTGATGTGATTGGTAAGCTGTTTATTGGTAAGCGCCTAAAAGGTTACATCAAACAAGTGCGTGAAGACGGTAAAATTGATTTATCACTACAAAAGATTGGCGTGGCTAAGATGGATGATCTTAGTGAGAAGATTTTAGACCTGCTGGATAAGAAAGACGGTTTCTTGCCGCTAAATGATAAGTCGACACCTGACGCTATCTTTAAAGTGTTCCGCACCAGTAAAGGCACGTTTAAGAAAACCATTGGTGGTCTGTACAAAGCAGGGCATATCACCATTGAAGCTGACGGTATTCACCGCGTTAAATAA
- the trxC gene encoding thioredoxin TrxC: MSSFKTRCPSCHGLNRVPTERVSESPNCGKCQTQLLDGAPIEGTSDNFATLINSKVPVVVDFWAPWCNPCVGFAPVFSAVATEQAGQLRFVKIDTESQQALGAQYGIRSIPTVMVFKEGKVVDSVNRALPKSQFEQWLNQAINN; encoded by the coding sequence ATGTCATCGTTTAAAACTCGTTGTCCATCGTGTCATGGTTTAAACCGCGTTCCAACAGAGCGAGTCTCTGAGAGCCCAAATTGCGGAAAATGCCAAACCCAACTGCTTGACGGGGCACCGATTGAAGGCACCAGTGATAATTTTGCCACGCTGATCAATAGTAAAGTGCCCGTTGTAGTGGATTTCTGGGCACCTTGGTGCAATCCATGTGTCGGCTTTGCGCCTGTGTTCTCAGCGGTTGCAACTGAGCAAGCAGGGCAATTACGCTTTGTTAAAATCGATACGGAATCTCAGCAAGCATTGGGCGCGCAATATGGGATCCGCAGTATTCCTACGGTCATGGTCTTTAAAGAAGGCAAAGTAGTAGATTCAGTGAACCGCGCTCTACCTAAATCTCAATTTGAGCAGTGGCTTAATCAAGCTATTAATAATTAA